Proteins encoded in a region of the Benincasa hispida cultivar B227 chromosome 2, ASM972705v1, whole genome shotgun sequence genome:
- the LOC120072204 gene encoding kinetochore protein SPC25 homolog, which translates to MENKAKDSVRARLEKLRIVREKEIPFQQQKMESFVNSFYKSVESINVRSRANALSQGKLGELKARLREAEDELVKALAVKTRKEAKRLTIIDSLATSKSRIEELRNTLQDSKARRDEYSTIISRQSLALSSSERKEPQESECRKEIQEAISWYKRVLDFHIEGGHGVKFSFKKINVVNPDEEYSFTIRHANDTYMLLDCNPSLPDIKELIHELNKTNGLFKLVRIMRRRFQEAAAKGVEAQALSLHQGSMIIPMSAPGLSSSTERSESSSEEINKKDELEETNKHTKKILPGKKPAIKSSGSAFSLRRSPRFKVRK; encoded by the exons ATGGAGAACAAGGCGAAGGATTCTGTTCGTGCGAGGTTGGAGAAACTTCGAATTGTTCGTGAAAAGGAAATTCCATTTCAGCAGCAGAAGATGGAGTCCTTCGTGAATTCATTCTACAAATCTGTGGAATCGATCAATGTAAGGTCCCGAGCAAATGCCCTAAGTCAAG GGAAGCTGGGGGAACTAAAAGCGAGGCTGAGGGAGGCAGAAGATGAACTGGTTAAAGCTCTTGCAG TGAAGACTCGTAAAGAGGCCAAACGCCTCACAATCATCGACTCGCTTGCAACTTCAAAATCTAGAATAGAAGAGCTCAGGAATACTTTACAAGACTCCAAAGCAAGAAGGGATGAATATTCTACAATTATATCTCGGCAATCCTTAG CTTTATCTTCATCTGAACGTAAGGAACCCCAAGAGAGTGAGTGCAGAAAGGAAATACAGGAGGCTATTTCTTGGTACAAAAGAGTTCTTGATTTTCATATTGAAGGAGGACATG GGGTGAAGTTCTCTTTCAAGAAAATAAATGTAGTCAATCCCGATGAAGAATATTCTTTTACTATCCGTCATGCAAATGATACTTATATGT TGTTAGATTGTAACCCATCCTTACCAGATATCAAAGAGTTGATacatgaattaaataaaacaaatggtTTATTCAAGCTCGTCAGGATCATGAGACGGAGATTCCAGGAGGCTGCAGCAAAAG GAGTTGAGGCTCAAGCATTGTCTCTGCATCAAGGTTCAATGATAATCCCTATGTCAGCTCCAGGTTTGTCATCATCAACTGAGAGAAGTGAATCTTCAAGTGAAGAAATTAACAAGAAGGATGAACTTGAGGAAACTAACAAACATACTAAGAAAATTCTGCCCGGAAAGAAACCAGCTATCAAATCAAGTGGATCTGCATTTTCATTGCGTCGATCTCCTCGTTTTAAG GTCAGAAAATAA